The sequence AATTATAGGCTTAAAAGTAGTTAAAATGGGATAGCTGATGTCAGTATCACAGTGACAAAGACATCCCTTGCTTTTATCCCTTTTCCTAACCAATAACAAAAATCTGGCATCCATCCATGGACAAAGGTACCATTGAGGGAGCAGTGGGATCCATAAGCCAACAGATGCAGGAGCAGTCTTGCCCACCTGTGCTCAGATAATAGGCAGACAGACCTTGCTCCCAGCAATAGACCCTGCGGTGGCCCATGAACTGGCTCCAGCCTCTCTCTGCTGTGGTCTGGGAGTCCCTAGAATCAACCATGGGTGAGAGAGCCTTTGCGGAAGTCCAGCTTTCCAGAGGAAAAGTTCTAGGACGTGAAAGGAGCAAAGAGGGACTTCTTTgctcctctggtggtccagtggttaagaattctcctTGCAATGGAGGCaacacgggtttaatccctggtcaacgaactaagatcctggcagaGCAACTAGACCCGTGCGctacaactacagagcccacatgccacaactagagtctgTGTGCCACAGAGAAAGATCTggcatgatgcaacaaagatcccgcatgctgctgctaagactcgacacagccaaataaatattttttaaaaagaaagaaaaaaggagcaaAGAAATACAAGTCTGGACACAAAGGAGAGGGTAAGAGGAACCACTTCACTTTCCCCACATCACTCCGCCCCCAAGGCAGCCCAGCTCAAGTGAAAAGAGAGGTTTTCTCGGCAGTGATTTCTCCTGCAAGGAAAGGCAGAGCATGGGACTGAGTGCCCAGCCTTCCCAGTTGTGCAGGATGTAGGGGAAAGGCTCATTCCTCTCTCACCCCACCCACAGTTACTGAATCCTGCGCTCCAGGACGGGAGGACTGGAAGAAGCTGGGTGAGTGGAGATAGGATTCCGAGGGCTTTAAAGGGATGCAGATCCTACTAACTGCATTGGGACTCCATCAGGAAGCCTGCCCATGTGTCGCTGCGAAAGCCCCGCTTGCCAACTGACCCACAGGTGCCCTCAGTGCTCCAGATGCCTCGCCCACGCCACCCTACTCCTCTGTGGCCAGGCCCCTGTGTGTGCTCCTGACAGCAGCGGGGAGAGCAAACTGCAGTGGACAGCTAGTGAGAACACTCAGGAAGCCGGCCTCAATCTGTGGGCCGGGGACGGACGGCAAGCTTGGCGGTGCTAAAGCTAAAGCCCCATCTTTGGGAAAACAGGAGAAACTGTCAGAACTTTGCAGGATCCAGAGAAGACATAGAAGCTTAAGAATTCTGCCACAAGAGGGAGCAAGCAGCACAGAGTCGGTATACCCCTATAAGGTCTGAGAAAGCCTCAGAATCGGTAGCAGAGTCAACAGAAGGCAGTAAAAACTGGAGAAGATGACCGCTACTTTACGTGTGAAACGAGCAAAGCAAAACTCCAAGGAACAGGAAAGGTCAAGGTAACATCACACCACCAAATGATCACAAGAAACTTCCAGTAACCAAATCCAGAGACACGGAGATCTTCAATTCACCCAATAAAGAATTGAAGTAGCTGTTTTAAGGAAACTTAGTGAGTTtcaagaaaacacaaaatgacaATTCAGTGAAATCTGGAAAACAATatacaaacaaaatgaaaggtttaacaaatacatagaaatcacaaaaaagaacaaaacagaatttctggggacttccctggtgatccagtggtttaaatccacctgccaatgtagaggaCTCAAGTTTGAgccctggttggaaaactaaaatcccacacatCCTGAGGGCAATTAACCCTGACGCAGCaacaactgagcccacgtgccataaCTACTGCAGCCCACGCACTCGAGAGCCagtgccccacaactagagaagccgcggaccacaactaaagagtggcccctgcttgtttgcaactagagaaagccctcgtgcagcaatggcaatgaagacccagtgcagccaaaataaataaatacatacaagtTCTGGAGCTGAAgcattcattttatgaatgaaatgaaaaatgcgATAGAAAGCAACCACAGATGGATCAATAGACGATTCTGTGAGACAGAAGATAGGAAATTAGAGCTTATCCAGTTAGAGGAGATCaaagagaaaggaatgaaagGAACCTATGTGGTCCATGgatccatcaaaaaaaaaaaagtattttccaaattattagtttcaaaaagaaaagagagggagaagaaggCAGAAAGTTTATTGAAGAAGTAATGCCTGAGAACTTCCTAAATGTGGAGCGATCTGGATATCCAATTTTGTGAAGCTCATGGGTCACCTAACAAAGTCAGCTTAAAGAGATCCTCTCCaaggcacattttaaaaaaacgATTGAAACTCAAAAACCAAGAGAGAATCTTAAACACAGCAAGAGGAGGGTGGGGAAAAAAGCCTATAACTTACAAAGGACCGCCCTCAAGCTACCGGTGGATTCTCAGCAGAAAACTTAAATGCCAGAAGACAGTGGGATGATGTACTCAAGAGTGCTGAAAGGAAAGGGCAAAACAAAACCTGCCAACCAAAAGTGCTTTACTGGTAAATCTGTCCTTCAGGAATGAGAGTAAGATAAAGACTTTCCCAGAAAAATAGAACCTGAGGCAATTCATCACCACTAAACCTGCTTTATAAGAAATGCTGAAAGGAATTCATTAGTAACATGAAAACATGTGAAAATATACAACATACGGATAAAAGTAAGTATACAGTCAATTCAGAATATCTGAATACTGCAATAGGATGGAGTGTTAACCACTTAGCTCCTTTTGGTTggcaggttttgttttttcctttcagcactcTTGAATATATCATCCCACTGTCTTCCGGCATGTAAGTATTCTACTGAGAAACCACTGACAGATTAAGGGAGTTCCTTTGTTATTAAGGTTAAAGAACAAGAGTATTAGAAATAGCTATAACTATAATAATTTATTAAGGAATATCCAAAATAAAAGAGGTAAATTATGACATCAAAAAGATAAAAGGGGGAAGTAAGAGGGAAGAGTTTTTGTCTGTGATTGAAATTAAATTGTTATTAGCATAAAATAGATGgttatatctataggacattatGTGCAAGTCTCATGTGCAAGCCTCACAGTAAACACGAAGCAAAAACGTACAGTAGATTCACAAAAGATGAAAATGGCTTTAGTGTGGCCAACAAAGCAgcagtcaacaaagcagaagtggatgttttcttggacttctgctttttctatgatccaatggatgttggcaatttgatctctggtttctctgccttttctatccataatggaaaagaatataaaatataaaatatcttctggctcagctggttaagaatctgcctgcaatgtgggagacctgggtttgattcctgggttgggaagattccctggagaagggaaatgctacccactctactattctagcctggagaattccatggacagtatatatatttcatggggtcgaagagtcggacacgagtgagtgactttcacttcactttcatatacagatagatatagatatgaattactttgctatacagcagaaattaatgttaacgttgtaaatcaactacatacTGCAATTTTCAAAGTGCAGCTTAAAGTATGTCACATTATGTCATGGTatatttcttgttgtttagtcgctaagttgtgtctgactctttcatgaccccatggtaTATTAGCACTATGTAAAACCAAAGAGAGATCAACACCTCTCAACTAAAAGGCATTATCATGTAAAAGAAATCTATTATTTCTGAGATTTAAATGCAGgtagtatcggagaaggcaatggcaccccactccagtaattttgcctggaaaatcccatggatggaggagcctggtaggctgcagtccttggagtcgctaagagtcagataggactgagcgacttcacttacacttttcactttcatgcattggagaaggaaatggcaacccactccagtgttcttgcctggagaatcccagggacgggggagcctggtgggctgctgtctatggggtcacacagagtcggacacgactgaagcgacttagtagtagtagtagtatcatGTTAGCTACTTGAAAGTTAATAAACAGTTGCTCATTTTTCTTCTGGTTGATGAACGCCTTCCCAGCCAATAAAGGAATCAATAAGTTAATTAAGTTATTGacttactaaagaaaaaaatactaatcTGGGGTGTGAAAATGGCTTTCTCTGAGAAACTATATTGTTACAATTACCTAATCCCTATCTCATATCAAGGACCCTCCACACCATTGATTTTTAACAATCCACTTCTGAAAGGCTTTGATCTGTGCTCCTGTACAAGAACTACTTTTTACCATCAGGAAGTAAAGCAAACATTTCTTCCATAAaaagaataacttaaaaaaattatttcctcaaAAGTATCCTGTGGTTTGTAacttctctggtagttcagtggtaatgacttggtgctttcagtgtcagggtctgggttcaatccttagtgggggagctgagatcccataaGCCCCTGGGTGCAGCATAGGGTGAGTGGGGAGATGTTAATGAGTTACTATGTTGAAAAATTGTAAAATGCGGCAATTTTCCATTGAAAACAAGATAGACTAAGAAGTGTATTTTAATAGTATTATTGCTGTTTGTTTCCATTAAGACCACGAATGTAAAATTGTAACAAATTCTGATTTTGTTACAAATACTCTACAATAAACTCAAAACAATGTAAATACaccaatttttcaaattttttcaacTAATTTAACActataaggaaaattaaaatttccttggtggtccactggttaagactgtgcttcaactgcagggggcaggggttccaTTCTTggtagaggaactaagatcccacatgcctcacagagtggccaaaaaaaaaaaaaaaaaaaaaacaaccccaccaaaacaaaactaaaaaaattggaaggaaaattaaaacagaagaaacTTAAAAgacgggggaggggcgggggactTCACGTCTAGGTCTGCTTTCTAGGCAAGCAAGTAATCGCCCAGTCACTAGGAGGCAAATAGCTAAAATCCGAATTAAGATATCTATCAACAGACCCTTCACCAAAACCAGGGGAAGCCTTTAACTCTGAAAGTGGTAGCACCTGACACCAAGCTGCATTCTTAGCTGGGAAGTGGAAGTTTCTGACAGAGTCCTTGCCCTTTGCTCTCCTTCAGGATTTCGCCCCCGTTCTGGAAGGCGGGGGCTCGAAGGAAAGAATGTAGATGTCTTCCTACGGCGGGGACACAGAGCACGTGAGGTGAACGCTTGGCTCTCCGAAGGTCCCAGGCCGCACACGCACACGCGACTGGAGCACGCCGAGGAAACACTGCGCGCGTGGGGAAGGCGGcccgggtggggggcggggcaccGCCTTGGGGCAGACCGCCTTGGGGCAAACTGCGCATGCGCCCGGCTCTGGGGcgacacctccccccaccccccgcccccctccgcGCAAGTGGGCGGCGGCCGAGCTTTCCCGAACGCTCGTCCTGCCTCCTTCTTGGCGCGCCCCCAACGCGTCGCCGTGGCGACCCAGCGGCCCCTGCCGGCCTGTGGCGACGCCGCTTGCCTGGTAGCTTCTGCGgacccggcggcggcggcgacagTCGGGGCTCATGGAGGTTTCGGTTAACCACGTCGCCAAGATCGAGAAGCGGTCGTGCCTGGGCCGCTGCAAGCATTTCTTTTGGCTGGGCATCACCTTCGACACGGTGGGCGCGGCCATGCTGTTCACCGGGGTCTTCACCCGTGTACTCTACTATGACATGTTCCTCTACCTGGGTGCCAGCATCGTCTTCCTCAGCCTCCTCTGGTGGGCTTTCTGGTACAGCGGTAACATCGAACTGTCTTCTGAAGAGGCCTTCAACAGCCCCTACCGCCTGCCCTCCGCCTACACGCTGGAAGTCCTGAGCCAGACCATCAGCAACCGCTTCACTTTCACCATAGGCAGCGTTTCCAACACCTTTATGCGGATGCAGCGGCGGCGGCGACAACGCCAGAGGTTCCTGGAAGGGCAGACATCTCTGGATATGACCGTCACGGGCCAGGTCGAAAGCCAGCTAGACCAAGACAAAGACCGGGCAGAAGGGGCCGCGGAGAAGGGCGAGGCTCAGGACTTTGGCAGCAAGGATCTCCCCAAACCCGAAGCtgtcaaaattttaaaggaagCTGGCTCCCAGGTGCCCGATGCTGGTGACCTGGGCCGTGAGGCTAGTCTCCCAAAGTTCGTTAAGGGACCATCGACCAATCTGGTGCAGCCATTCACGCCATCTCCTCTGGAGCAGGCTCCAACTCCAGTCATCCTGGCTTCTAAGAGCCTGCCCGTAGTCTCCTTGGCCTCTATGAGCCAAACTGCCCCTATTCTGACTTCGAAGAGCCAGCCTGTAGTAGACTTGGCCTCTACGAGCCAGCCCCTTGCAGTGACTCTTGTCTCTGTGAGCCAGCTTGCAGCCCCTTTGGCCTCTACTAGCCAGCCTCCACGTCTCCTGACTTCTAAAAGCCAGTCTGTAGTTTCCTCTACAAGCCAGGCCCCTGCAGTCACTCTTGCTTCTGCAAGACAGCCTGCTGTCCCCCTGACTTCTACTACTCAGCCTCAGGTGGTCTTTGCCTCTAAGAGCCTGCCTGTTGTCTCCTTGTCCTTTGCAAGTCAGCCTCTGACCATCCTTACCTCTCAGAGCCACCCCCTGATGCCTAGGACCTCTCAGAGCCAGCTCCCGGTGCCTGTGGCCTCTGAGGGCCACCCTCTCGTGCCTGTGGTCTCTGAGAGCCACCCCCTGGTGCCTGTGACCTCTGAGAGCCACCCCCCGGTGCCTGTGACCTCTCAAGTCCAGCTCCCAGTGTCTGTGGCCTCTGAGGGCCAACCCCTGGTACCTGTGGCCGCTAAGGGTCAGGCTCTGGTGCCTAGAACCTCTCAGAGCCACCCCCTGGTGCCTAGGACCTCTCAGAGCCACCCCCTGGAGCCTAGGATCTCTCAGAGCTACCCCCTGGTGCTTAGGACCTCTCAGAGCCAGCTTCCGGTGCCTGTGGCCTCTGAGGGCCACCCCCTGGTGCCTAGAGCCTCTCAGAGCCACGCTCTGGTGCCTGTGGCCTCTCAAAGCCAGCTCCCAGTGCCTGTGGCCTCTGAGGGCCACCCCCTGGTACCTGTGACCTCTCAGGGCCAGCCCCTGGTGCCCAGGGCCTCTCAGAGCCAGCTCCCAGTGCCTGTGGCCTCTGAGGGCCACTCCCTGGTGCCTGTGGCCTCTCAGCAGCAGCTTCAGAATCTTTTGGAGGTCTGTCAAACTGGACCACCACCTCTTCAGGCCTCCCAGGCCCAGAGTCTGGCCACCATCTCTCTGCTCCAGGTTCTGCCCACCGAGTCTTTGCAGACCCAGCCTGTGGACCTTCAGGTGGTCCAGGCTATTCTGGACCTTCAGGCCACGTATCACACCCAGCAGGTCTCCCAGAGCAGCTCTTTAGTCCAGGAAATTAGACCAAGCCAGCCTCCATCTGCCCGGGAGTTTCACACAGAGCCAGTTGATCTTGAGACCCCGCCACCAGTGGACCAGGAGCTAAGTCAGAACCATCCTGATGCTGCAGCCCTGCCTCCTCAGTCTCCAGCTCCAGCTGCTCAAGCCCAGCAGTCAGTGCCCTCTGGGAGGACCCCCACCCTGGACCGAGAGAAGAAGAGTCACTCCATCTAGGACAGAAGCAGACCCCAGCCCTCTGAGTGGCCCTCAGGCCTCCACCAAGTAAGTGATTTAGGAGGAATACCTTCAGTATTCCTTAATTGTTTCCAGGTCCATGTCCTGGTGGTTTCCTCAACCTCCTCTGTTCAGACACACAAAGTTACTGGAGGTGAACTGACCTGTTCCTTCAGCGATTCGATTATTTGAACTTAGGTAGGTTTTtgaataggacttccctggtggcactaggtTTTTGAAACCTAGTGCTCTGAGTGGATGAGTTGTTGTTAAGGCTTTATGGCTCTACCAGCCGAAGGGTGTTAATTACCTTCACTCAGGAGTTCTAAGGCTTCGGGGGTGTGAAGGTAGGGAGATTCTACAATGTTTCTGAAACAAGATGAGTTTAGGTGGTACAAGACACAGCACAAATAGCAGTGAGCCTTCCTGTGGGAAAggtcttttcagttctttttcaatCTTTTTGATTATATGAAGGAGAATGTCCTTAGTTTGGGGTTACTGATCTCTAACACCTCTGTAATGCTTTGGTAGGCAACACCTGCACCCAGCTAGGACTTAATACCATTCATATTAACAAAGTTATTTTAGTGGATAACTTCTATCTATGCCCAGTATTGTAACAGTTTCTCTGTTTATGGTAGTGATGGTTGCTTTTTGAAATCCATTTacttaagtaaaattattttacatgcGTCAACATAAAGGTTAAAATTAATCATGGCCTGAAACTTGGAAAGATTCTGagatttggaaaacattttgttaTTTGCATTAAATCATATATGCTTATGTACCATAGTACACATGTGGTTATGTGTACTGAATCACAAGACCGTTTATGCTGACCTAGGAGATGAATGTTATGGTTAAGACAGCTGAGGAGGAGGTTCATTTAACTCCCAACTGATCCCCTGTCAGTTAGAACAATAGAAGAGATCATGTGAAGGTCAAAATTGGTGACCCTTAAAACACTGCTTCTCAATGGTTTAAGTGCTGTGTGTCAGTATACTGGTCTTTGTCTCTGACCCCATTTGATAAATTCCTTGGGGGGCAAGGAGGAAGAGCATGGAGCAGAGCAATACCTTGAGATGATGTTAATGCTCCTGTTCACATGCTACCAACATATTCAAGAAGGTGTTCatattgactggtttcatctctgaCGTGAAATACAGCTATTAGGTGGAAGTCAAACCCTTAATTTCCTTACAGTTTTCTCCAATTCACCTTTAACAGAATGTGTAACAGTTTctaggtatacacacacacacacacacacacacacatattctataGATAATCATAGGGGCAAAGCATTTTAGCTTGTTTGATTTTTGTACAATTTGGACTCGTGGATTCTAAAATGAAACACATTCAGTgatttaggtttcttttttttaaagagcaaaataGTAACAAATTGTAATAATTCCATAAGTTAAGGATTTAGTGTTATTGAAAAAGATCATTTTCCCATTAATTCATATGATTGAAATAATTCTCCATATAATTCTTGAAGGAGCATTTACTAAGTGCCAAGAATAATGGTGACCACAAATAAACACAAAGGTTGCAGACCTTGCCATCAGAAAGCTTAGAGACCATGTTCTCTAAAGAGAAGAACACTTTAGACAAGGAAGAAGAAGGGGTAGCCTTGTGTCTACCCCTTATTTTTGACAGGAACTGCCATGCAGTGCCTTTCAAATAATTAATTCATTGGCATGGCATTTGTTGAATTTCTATCAAGTGCCAGGCATTCCATTAGGTGTTAGAGATTCAGAGATAAGGTGCCCCTGTTCTCCAGGCATTCACTGTTTATCAAGGGAGGCAGATCTAGAAATAATTACACAGTAAAgagctgctggaggaggaaacagccacccactcagtattcttgcctggaaaaccccatggacagaggagctggcgggctacagtctatggggttgcaaagagtcagacatgactgagtgactgagcacacacacacagcaagtgCTGTAACACAAGTCTACTCGGTCTTCCAGAATACAGGTGTGTGCTGGGTGAGGGATTTTTTATCTCAAGCCtgtgtgtagcaacaaagacccagaggtaTCCATTGGATTAAGAAGATGGAAAGAACATTCCATGCATGGGGAAAAACCAACAGAAAGGCTCAGAGGTTTAACAGTCCGTGACCTGCTGGGGACACACTTGGGAAAGGATAATCTGAGGCTGTAGTCAAGAGTGCTTGGGGCTTTTCGTTCCTGGTGGTCAGTTGTCAAGATTAGTGGGCAGTAACTGAGCCAAGATGCTGCAGTATCTGCTGGCTCTTTGTCGGATTACCCAGAGGACCAGGAGTACTGCTTCACACAGGCAGTTTGAGCATAAGCTTCCAGGGAAACAAAAGCTTTTTCAGGAAGGTAATGGCATTCCAGTGCATCTGAAAGGTGGGATAGCTGATGCCCTCCTGTATAGAGCCACCATGATTCTTAGAGTTGATGGAATGGCATATGCCATATGTCAACTGACTATGACTtcatttcccaagaggcaggatTGGCTTCAGTTTATCCTCCCAGCAGTCACTTGGCTCAACTCCATTCAGCTCACTGTGAACCAGTAATCTGATAAATAACTGAGTTTTGCGGGGATCAATATTTATTGACTTGTACTAACCGCcaccagattgccgggagaaataccaataacctcagatatgcagatgacaccacccttatgtcagaaagtgaagaggaactaaaaaacctcttgatgaaagtgaaagtggagagtgaaaaagttggcttaaagctcaacattcagaaaactaatatcatggcatctggtcccatcacttcatgggaaatagatggggaaacagtggaaacagtgtcagactttatttttttgggctccaaaatcactgcagatggtgactgcagccatgaaattaaaagatgcttactccttggaaggaaagttatgaccaacctagatagcatattcaaaagcagagatattactttgccaacaaaggttcatctagtcaaggctatggtttttcctgtggtcatgtatggatgtgagagttggactgtgaagaaggctgagcaccgaagaattgatgcttttgaactgtggtgttggagaagactcaagagtcccttggactgcaaggagatccaaccagtccattctaaaggagatcagtcctgggtgttctttggaaggaatgatgctaaagctgaaactccagtactttggtcacctcatgcgaagagttgactcattggaaaagactctgatgctgggagggattgggggcaggaggagaaggggacgacagcggatgagatggctggatggcatcactgactcgatggacgtgagtctgggtgaactccgggagttggtgatggacagggaggcctggcgtgctgcgattcatggggtcgcaaagagtcggacatgactgagcgactgaactgaactgaactgaaccgccACCAATAAAGCAGTCTTTACCATGAAAAAGAGTGCCTGGGACTCCAAAGTTGGGGGATGAGAAAGTGAGAAATCTTTGCaggccttctttttaaaaaattgcttatttatttttggttgttctgggtctttgttgccctacacaggctttctcttgttgcagcaagcaggagctactcttcattgcagcacacaggcttctcattgcagtggcttgtcttgttgcagaACGCAGGCTGTAGGCGCAAGGGCTTTGGTTGctccgtggcttgtgggatcttcctgcaccagggattgaaccagtttctcctgcattggcaggtggattcttatccaccgtaccaccaggaagtccccttgCTGGCTTTTTAAGAAGGGTAATTGCGTTCATAATTCTACCTGTGTGCTCTGTTATAAAGTAATGGCAGTAGGCCAATAATTAGCAAATAATTGCTGAATTCTCTCCCGGTTAGTTCTAAGCTGAAAACAGCCCTCTTTGATGTTAGCAACAGTTTCTAACTAGAGTGTAGGCTCCATGGGTATTCATCAGGTGTTTATTTACTTGGGCATAACACTTTGGCTACAAAGATTGTTGCCAGGCCCTTTCTAGCTTCTTGGACAGTACTACCATAGAAATGAGTATCGTTTCCCCAAGGAAAGGAAAGCTTAGGCAAcaaaagctttta is a genomic window of Bubalus kerabau isolate K-KA32 ecotype Philippines breed swamp buffalo chromosome 23, PCC_UOA_SB_1v2, whole genome shotgun sequence containing:
- the LOC129637906 gene encoding MAGE-like protein 2 is translated as MEVSVNHVAKIEKRSCLGRCKHFFWLGITFDTVGAAMLFTGVFTRVLYYDMFLYLGASIVFLSLLWWAFWYSGNIELSSEEAFNSPYRLPSAYTLEVLSQTISNRFTFTIGSVSNTFMRMQRRRRQRQRFLEGQTSLDMTVTGQVESQLDQDKDRAEGAAEKGEAQDFGSKDLPKPEAVKILKEAGSQVPDAGDLGREASLPKFVKGPSTNLVQPFTPSPLEQAPTPVILASKSLPVVSLASMSQTAPILTSKSQPVVDLASTSQPLAVTLVSVSQLAAPLASTSQPPRLLTSKSQSVVSSTSQAPAVTLASARQPAVPLTSTTQPQVVFASKSLPVVSLSFASQPLTILTSQSHPLMPRTSQSQLPVPVASEGHPLVPVVSESHPLVPVTSESHPPVPVTSQVQLPVSVASEGQPLVPVAAKGQALVPRTSQSHPLVPRTSQSHPLEPRISQSYPLVLRTSQSQLPVPVASEGHPLVPRASQSHALVPVASQSQLPVPVASEGHPLVPVTSQGQPLVPRASQSQLPVPVASEGHSLVPVASQQQLQNLLEVCQTGPPPLQASQAQSLATISLLQVLPTESLQTQPVDLQVVQAILDLQATYHTQQVSQSSSLVQEIRPSQPPSAREFHTEPVDLETPPPVDQELSQNHPDAAALPPQSPAPAAQAQQSVPSGRTPTLDREKKSHSI
- the LOC129637634 gene encoding cytochrome c oxidase subunit 7A2, mitochondrial-like, producing the protein MLQYLLALCRITQRTRSTASHRQFEHKLPGKQKLFQEGNGIPVHLKGGIADALLYRATMILRVDGMAYAICQLTMTSFPKRQDWLQFILPAVTWLNSIQLTVNQ